A genomic stretch from Bacillus marinisedimentorum includes:
- a CDS encoding EYxxD motif small membrane protein → MEFISTDLYKEYVTDYAFIYATIIGSIVAILFVYVRKKRAK, encoded by the coding sequence ATGGAATTCATATCAACGGATTTATATAAAGAATACGTGACTGATTATGCGTTCATCTATGCGACAATCATTGGCAGCATCGTTGCGATATTGTTTGTGTATGTCAGGAAGAAACGTGCGAAATAG